From Actinomyces sp. oral taxon 171 str. F0337, one genomic window encodes:
- a CDS encoding DivIVA domain-containing protein codes for MTLLTADDVLNVKFEVSSFKEGYNQDEVDVFLDDVTTTMREFEERLGTSRESSGPSHRLTEILLTSEGVRNIRFSTTRWSGYHIDQVDAFLSQVLTTMEALEAQARTNAFAGQPGTSAGVGGAYGGEAYGAAPAQAGYTPGGSEAGGSQYTQAIAQRDQYIAQLQQEITYLRAELESAQRRLGTTGF; via the coding sequence ATGACGCTGCTGACGGCCGACGACGTTCTCAACGTGAAGTTCGAGGTCTCCTCATTCAAGGAGGGCTACAACCAGGATGAGGTCGACGTCTTCCTCGACGACGTGACCACCACGATGCGGGAGTTCGAGGAGCGACTCGGCACGTCACGAGAATCCTCGGGCCCCTCGCACCGGCTGACCGAGATCCTCCTGACGTCGGAGGGCGTCAGAAACATCCGGTTCTCGACCACCCGGTGGTCGGGCTACCACATCGACCAGGTTGATGCCTTCCTCTCCCAGGTGCTCACGACCATGGAGGCGCTTGAGGCGCAGGCGCGCACCAACGCGTTCGCCGGCCAGCCCGGCACCAGCGCCGGAGTCGGTGGGGCGTACGGGGGCGAAGCCTACGGCGCCGCCCCGGCCCAGGCCGGGTACACCCCGGGCGGCTCCGAAGCCGGCGGCTCCCAGTACACCCAGGCGATTGCGCAGCGCGACCAGTACATCGCCCAGCTCCAGCAGGAGATCACCTACCTTCGCGCCGAGCTCGAGTCCGCCCAGCGCCGCCTGGGGACTACCGGGTTCTAG
- a CDS encoding AAA family ATPase produces the protein MLLDFTVANYRCYAEEATLDLTRGSLKTLTPRGGSSWQEQTWRVAAIFGANASGKSTLLDALDCLHHAVGDQRDILYQPFSLDRDHAAQPSRFSIGFTHENERYSYSVEAHRWGISREELWAAGQRWRKVFVRTQGPEDDEPTVESGTTLKGATNEVRRITTSKDLFLAIALKYKHATLAPIARSLRAMRFIHHSDEERSSRLRWVMSRLTDAPEQWTGITNAIAQVADLGIVGLEVERQEVPREVLELLRRFPWSEDEDSEVPAEVLKELQRHLVLHHRGADGEEYPLASSQQSQGTLTWLATVGPAIDALQLGQVLCVDELDASLHPTLTATLVDMFKDPDFNPRGAQIVFTTHDTALLDNSPVQLLEAGEVWMTEKSPFGASELFSLADFPSNRKGTNKQRRYLAGAFGAIPRVDTSSLRRYLSTPAEAK, from the coding sequence ATGTTGCTGGACTTCACCGTGGCGAACTACCGCTGCTACGCAGAGGAGGCGACCCTTGATCTCACTCGGGGTTCGCTCAAGACTCTGACGCCGCGTGGCGGCTCCTCCTGGCAGGAGCAGACATGGCGCGTGGCGGCGATCTTCGGTGCCAACGCCTCAGGCAAGTCCACCCTCCTGGACGCACTTGACTGCCTACACCATGCCGTCGGTGATCAGCGGGACATCCTGTATCAGCCCTTCAGTCTCGATCGTGACCACGCGGCGCAGCCGTCCCGTTTCTCCATTGGTTTCACCCACGAGAACGAGCGCTACAGCTACAGTGTCGAGGCGCATCGCTGGGGCATTTCGCGTGAGGAGCTCTGGGCAGCGGGGCAGCGCTGGCGGAAGGTCTTCGTGCGTACCCAGGGCCCCGAGGATGACGAGCCCACGGTCGAGTCCGGCACCACCCTCAAGGGTGCCACGAACGAGGTTCGTCGAATCACGACGTCCAAGGACCTCTTCCTCGCCATCGCTCTCAAGTACAAGCACGCCACCCTTGCTCCGATTGCGCGCAGTTTGCGAGCCATGCGCTTCATCCACCATAGTGATGAGGAGCGCAGCTCGCGTCTGCGGTGGGTGATGAGTCGGCTCACGGACGCCCCTGAGCAGTGGACTGGCATCACGAATGCTATTGCTCAGGTTGCCGATCTTGGCATCGTCGGTCTCGAGGTCGAGAGGCAGGAGGTCCCTCGGGAGGTGCTTGAACTTCTGCGACGGTTTCCGTGGAGCGAGGACGAGGATTCTGAGGTTCCCGCCGAGGTGCTCAAGGAGCTCCAGCGTCACCTCGTCCTCCACCACCGCGGTGCCGACGGTGAGGAGTACCCATTGGCGAGCAGCCAGCAGAGTCAAGGAACTCTCACCTGGCTGGCGACGGTCGGTCCCGCCATCGATGCCTTGCAACTGGGCCAGGTGCTGTGTGTCGACGAGCTCGACGCGAGCCTCCACCCCACACTGACCGCCACGCTGGTGGACATGTTCAAGGACCCGGACTTCAATCCCCGGGGTGCCCAGATCGTCTTCACAACCCATGACACGGCGCTCCTGGACAATTCTCCCGTCCAGCTCCTGGAGGCGGGCGAGGTGTGGATGACGGAGAAGTCCCCCTTCGGTGCCAGTGAGCTCTTCTCGCTCGCAGACTTCCCCTCCAACCGCAAGGGCACGAACAAGCAGCGCCGCTACCTCGCCGGTGCCTTCGGTGCTATCCCTCGGGTAGACACCTCCAGCCTCCGCCGGTACCTCTCAACGCCGGCGGAGGCGAAGTGA
- a CDS encoding GlxA family transcriptional regulator: MTHTVVALALPGVVAFDLSTAAQVFGHPEEDEYSFEVVTSDGCQVLSSTGFQIAGVGGPSSLRRADTIVVPGYSPHTTPSDDVLEALRSAHSRGTRVVSICTGAFALAPTGLLDGLSATTHWQDAEELRAAYPAVDVTPDVLYIDHGHVASSAGVAAGIDLCLHLVRRDYGAATANRIARRMVVPPHRAGGQAQYVAPAARPRHPENRLAELTTWVVAHLDRPVGVADLARRAHLSERQLARRFVAETGQTPLQWLVHQRVLAAMDLLETTGLSLEAIATRTGLGTAGTLRRHFLRHVGTTPGAYRKTFRGPE, translated from the coding sequence ATGACGCATACCGTTGTCGCTCTGGCCCTGCCAGGCGTCGTCGCCTTCGACCTGTCCACAGCCGCTCAGGTCTTCGGCCATCCTGAGGAGGACGAGTACTCCTTCGAGGTTGTGACATCTGATGGCTGCCAGGTGCTGTCGTCCACCGGATTCCAGATCGCAGGAGTAGGTGGTCCTTCCTCTCTGCGCCGGGCCGATACCATCGTCGTTCCCGGATACAGCCCCCATACCACGCCCAGTGATGACGTACTCGAGGCACTGCGATCAGCACACTCCCGCGGCACCCGAGTCGTCTCCATATGCACCGGGGCCTTCGCACTCGCCCCAACGGGGCTTCTGGACGGACTGTCAGCCACGACCCACTGGCAGGACGCCGAGGAACTACGCGCAGCCTACCCGGCCGTGGACGTCACACCCGATGTCCTGTACATCGACCACGGGCATGTGGCCAGCAGCGCCGGGGTCGCCGCCGGTATCGACCTGTGCCTGCATCTTGTGCGCCGTGATTATGGGGCCGCAACAGCCAATCGCATCGCACGGCGAATGGTCGTTCCACCCCACCGCGCAGGAGGCCAGGCCCAGTACGTCGCGCCGGCAGCCCGCCCCCGTCATCCGGAGAACAGGCTGGCGGAACTGACCACCTGGGTCGTGGCGCACCTCGATCGCCCAGTGGGCGTAGCGGATCTTGCTCGCCGTGCACACCTCTCTGAACGGCAGCTGGCACGCAGGTTCGTCGCCGAGACAGGGCAGACTCCGCTGCAGTGGCTTGTCCACCAGCGTGTGCTGGCCGCCATGGATCTGCTTGAGACGACCGGCCTGTCTCTGGAGGCCATCGCCACACGCACGGGTCTAGGGACGGCCGGCACCTTGCGTCGTCACTTTCTCAGACACGTGGGCACCACACCCGGCGCCTACCGAAAGACGTTTCGCGGTCCCGAGTAA
- a CDS encoding FecCD family ABC transporter permease, with product MTEGSARVVARRPAILLIAAVLLVLCVLASLFVGSSRIPAGQVAHYLLHPDASNVSYNINVLRVQRTIIGVLVGTALAVAGAVMQAVTRNPLAEPGLLGVNAGASLGIILGTAALGELAVPDQLALAAGGALVATALVQIIGMIGASSSSPVRLVLIGVAFSAFAGAVIRGVVLTTPSLFRTFIGWEIGSLTRTDIPLLPMTALVVLGTVAALLLAGALDNIALGDDVAAALGTRVGLVQGLSLTVITLLCAAATTVAGPIGFVGLMAPLTASWLMGPHRGWIVALCALGGPVVVLAADVLGRVLARPGEMQVGLLTAFVGSPVLLLMVLRMKDRAS from the coding sequence ATGACGGAGGGGAGTGCTCGCGTGGTCGCGCGCCGTCCGGCCATCCTCCTGATCGCAGCCGTCCTGCTGGTCCTGTGCGTCCTGGCCTCCCTGTTCGTCGGCTCCTCCCGGATCCCCGCAGGCCAGGTCGCCCACTACCTGCTCCACCCCGACGCCTCCAACGTCAGCTACAACATCAACGTCCTGCGCGTGCAGCGCACCATCATCGGAGTGCTCGTCGGGACCGCCCTGGCGGTGGCCGGCGCGGTGATGCAGGCCGTCACCCGCAACCCCCTGGCTGAGCCCGGGCTGCTCGGTGTCAACGCCGGCGCCTCGCTGGGCATCATCCTGGGAACCGCCGCGCTCGGCGAGCTCGCGGTCCCCGACCAGCTGGCCCTGGCGGCAGGAGGAGCCCTGGTGGCGACCGCACTCGTCCAGATCATCGGCATGATCGGCGCCTCGAGCTCCTCGCCGGTACGCCTGGTGCTCATCGGTGTCGCCTTCTCGGCCTTCGCCGGGGCGGTCATCCGTGGCGTCGTGCTGACGACGCCGAGCCTGTTCCGCACCTTCATCGGCTGGGAGATCGGCTCCCTGACCCGCACCGACATCCCCCTGCTGCCCATGACGGCCCTCGTGGTGCTGGGGACCGTCGCCGCCCTCCTTCTGGCCGGGGCCCTGGACAACATCGCCCTGGGTGACGACGTCGCCGCCGCCCTGGGCACCCGGGTCGGCCTCGTGCAGGGCCTGAGCCTCACGGTCATCACGCTCCTGTGCGCCGCCGCCACCACAGTGGCCGGCCCCATCGGGTTCGTCGGGCTCATGGCCCCGCTGACGGCCTCCTGGCTCATGGGACCCCACCGGGGCTGGATCGTGGCCCTGTGTGCACTGGGCGGCCCCGTCGTCGTCCTGGCCGCCGACGTCCTGGGCCGCGTCCTGGCCCGCCCCGGCGAGATGCAGGTCGGTCTGCTGACGGCCTTCGTCGGTTCGCCCGTCCTGCTGCTCATGGTCCTGAGGATGAAGGACCGGGCCTCATGA
- a CDS encoding RloB family protein — protein sequence MTNGRVTENAYLQQLCRRVDRDRVSAKVKVINGDPLTVVKELSGPRSDLSDYREVWIVVDHDGRERHDFLKECRKLSSSQTVVHGIVSVPCFEVWLNAHYDPVKNYRNQADAQAHYLELTGLSKKNAKALPDDFPWDGAAQAVVRCHLPTDSLPEPDTQGPCPSTTMPHLLRGLGLLSADEF from the coding sequence GTGACTAATGGGCGGGTCACCGAGAACGCCTACCTGCAGCAGCTGTGCCGACGTGTGGACCGCGACAGAGTCTCAGCCAAAGTGAAGGTCATCAACGGTGACCCGCTCACCGTCGTCAAGGAGCTCAGCGGACCTCGGTCAGATCTCAGCGACTACAGGGAGGTGTGGATCGTCGTCGACCACGATGGCCGGGAACGTCATGACTTCCTCAAGGAATGCCGGAAATTGAGCAGCAGCCAGACCGTTGTCCATGGCATCGTCTCCGTGCCCTGCTTCGAGGTCTGGCTCAACGCCCATTACGACCCCGTGAAGAACTACCGGAACCAGGCGGACGCTCAGGCTCATTACCTGGAGTTGACGGGGCTCAGCAAGAAGAACGCCAAGGCGCTCCCTGACGACTTCCCCTGGGATGGGGCCGCACAGGCCGTGGTCAGGTGCCATCTGCCGACGGACAGCCTCCCTGAGCCTGACACTCAAGGGCCTTGCCCATCGACAACGATGCCCCACCTGCTCCGCGGTCTTGGACTCCTCAGCGCTGACGAGTTCTAA
- the fepB gene encoding Fe2+-enterobactin ABC transporter substrate-binding protein: MNASSRRASRLRQGLLAVAAMVLSTGLVACGSSNSSTSASTAAGSAGASGAASAGASGAASSGAPAKATWPVTIKGDDGVDVEIKAEPKSIVSTSVTLTGSLLALDAPVVASTPAKKKDEKTDDNGFFTQWSKQATDKGVKAIDGSEDSLAQTVAGDNPDLIIVAKTGQDSAVKVVDSLRQLEVPVLVIDYGSHSWQDVTKTLGQATGRQAKADSVIKDYTTKAEKAKSAIAVPQGKTSVFTVPGDGTKGANAFTEEAPQVQLLKDLGFTIATVPDSVKGDQSMGDRKDIVQLSPENVQAGLTGENWVVIAADETAKNAVTSNETFSSAAPVTGGKVQYMPPSSFRLDYYSALEMLEAVQKAYPKTS; this comes from the coding sequence ATGAACGCATCCTCGCGGCGTGCCAGCCGCCTGAGGCAGGGCCTCCTCGCCGTGGCAGCCATGGTGCTGAGCACCGGGCTGGTGGCCTGCGGCTCCTCCAACAGCTCGACATCCGCCTCAACGGCCGCCGGCTCCGCAGGGGCTTCCGGCGCTGCCTCAGCCGGGGCCTCCGGTGCCGCATCGTCCGGGGCCCCCGCCAAGGCCACCTGGCCGGTGACCATCAAGGGGGACGACGGCGTCGACGTCGAGATCAAGGCCGAGCCCAAGAGCATCGTGTCCACCTCCGTGACCCTGACCGGATCGCTCCTGGCCCTCGACGCCCCGGTGGTCGCCTCGACGCCGGCCAAGAAGAAGGATGAGAAGACCGACGACAACGGCTTCTTCACCCAGTGGTCCAAGCAGGCCACAGACAAGGGCGTCAAGGCCATCGACGGTTCCGAGGACAGCCTCGCCCAGACGGTCGCCGGCGACAACCCCGACCTCATCATCGTCGCCAAGACGGGGCAGGACTCGGCCGTCAAGGTCGTCGACAGCCTGCGCCAGCTCGAGGTCCCCGTCCTCGTCATCGACTACGGCTCGCACTCCTGGCAGGACGTCACCAAGACCCTGGGACAGGCCACCGGTCGCCAGGCCAAGGCCGACTCCGTCATCAAGGACTACACCACCAAGGCGGAGAAGGCCAAGAGCGCCATCGCCGTCCCGCAGGGCAAGACGTCGGTCTTCACCGTCCCCGGGGACGGCACCAAGGGCGCCAACGCCTTCACAGAGGAGGCCCCGCAGGTCCAGCTCCTCAAGGACCTGGGCTTCACCATCGCCACCGTCCCCGACAGCGTCAAGGGCGACCAGTCCATGGGTGATCGCAAGGACATCGTCCAGCTCTCGCCGGAGAACGTGCAGGCGGGACTCACCGGTGAGAACTGGGTGGTCATCGCCGCCGACGAGACCGCGAAGAACGCCGTCACCAGCAACGAGACCTTCAGCTCGGCGGCCCCGGTGACCGGCGGCAAGGTGCAGTACATGCCGCCCTCGTCCTTCCGGTTGGACTACTACTCGGCCCTCGAGATGCTTGAGGCCGTCCAGAAGGCCTACCCCAAGACCTCCTGA
- a CDS encoding cupin, producing MKIVTAADVALDHAWAAIDLARIADATVRLHWTDEPYVWHTNDGVEVFVVLDGAVDMHYRDEAGTQVTRLEPGRIFVAEDGDEHVAHPVGTARILVIEQAGSI from the coding sequence ATGAAGATCGTCACCGCTGCTGATGTCGCACTTGACCACGCTTGGGCCGCCATCGACCTGGCCCGTATCGCGGACGCCACGGTACGGCTTCACTGGACTGACGAACCCTATGTCTGGCACACCAACGACGGCGTTGAGGTCTTCGTCGTTCTCGACGGAGCAGTCGACATGCACTATCGCGACGAGGCCGGGACCCAGGTGACTCGGCTGGAACCCGGACGCATCTTCGTCGCAGAGGATGGCGACGAACATGTTGCCCACCCTGTTGGAACGGCCCGGATCCTCGTCATCGAGCAGGCCGGATCCATCTGA
- a CDS encoding DivIVA domain-containing protein — MTILTNHDVDNVRFTATQFREGYSQSEVDSFLEKIASTLKVLQERADSSGYASDSAHVEVLTVDDVQNVRFAATRLREGYEQDEVDRFLDHVVETMRYLEAHGATQTSGYESQWGGSSWSTGVNTYGSASYSTPSATESSSGQAIAQRDQYIAQLQQENAYLRAELESAQRRLGTTGF, encoded by the coding sequence ATGACGATCCTGACGAACCATGACGTGGACAACGTAAGGTTCACAGCCACCCAGTTCCGAGAGGGCTACAGCCAGAGCGAGGTCGACAGCTTCCTTGAGAAGATCGCCAGCACGCTGAAGGTTCTTCAGGAGAGAGCAGATTCCTCCGGGTACGCGTCCGACTCCGCCCATGTCGAGGTGCTCACGGTCGATGACGTGCAGAACGTGAGGTTCGCAGCCACCAGGCTCCGGGAAGGCTACGAGCAGGACGAGGTTGACAGGTTCCTCGACCACGTCGTGGAGACGATGAGGTACCTGGAAGCACATGGCGCCACGCAGACCTCGGGATACGAGTCGCAGTGGGGCGGCAGCTCATGGAGCACCGGAGTCAACACGTACGGCAGTGCGTCATACTCCACGCCGAGCGCCACAGAGTCGTCCAGTGGTCAGGCGATTGCGCAGCGCGACCAGTACATCGCCCAGCTCCAGCAGGAGAACGCCTACCTGCGCGCCGAGCTCGAGTCTGCCCAGCGCCGCCTGGGGACTACCGGGTTTTAG
- a CDS encoding FecCD family ABC transporter permease produces the protein MRRISLNRAASPALSRAASGPSRSLHVGADAGRLWIVVGRWSALITPSHVIVGLMLLTLSLAVAVVALRLGKFPLSTQEVIDALQGQGRKIVQVVVVQWKLPRIVLGLVAGLALGVAGAVFQTITRNPLGSPDLIGFSTGAQTGILVSVLLLPGSMLSASLASFIGGAAVGAVTYLVSLRGGFTGLRFILVGIAISSMLISVNRWLLERVDDDEGLGALKAITGTLGAARWTVVAPTCLAVGVTVALILLACRHLQVLALGEQVATILGSPTRRASAVLILLGTVLVAVVTMAAGPIGFVALVAPHLARLLTGSPQSPLLVSGLTGSLLLVGADLLSQLVLESMPVSVVTNAVGGLYLMVALTVAARGRRSL, from the coding sequence ATGAGAAGAATCAGCCTGAACCGCGCAGCCTCTCCGGCACTTTCCCGCGCCGCCTCCGGCCCGAGCCGCAGCCTCCACGTGGGGGCCGACGCCGGACGCCTGTGGATCGTCGTGGGCCGCTGGTCGGCGCTCATCACCCCGAGCCATGTCATTGTCGGCCTCATGCTGCTGACTCTCAGCCTCGCGGTGGCCGTGGTCGCCCTGCGCCTGGGGAAGTTCCCCCTCTCCACCCAGGAGGTCATCGACGCGCTCCAGGGGCAGGGGCGCAAGATCGTCCAGGTCGTCGTCGTGCAGTGGAAGCTGCCCCGGATCGTGCTGGGACTCGTGGCAGGCCTGGCCCTGGGGGTGGCCGGGGCCGTCTTCCAGACCATCACCCGCAACCCCCTGGGCTCGCCCGATCTCATCGGCTTCAGCACGGGCGCGCAGACCGGGATCCTGGTCAGTGTCCTCCTCCTGCCCGGCTCCATGCTCTCCGCCTCCCTGGCCTCCTTCATCGGCGGGGCCGCCGTGGGGGCGGTGACCTACCTCGTCTCTCTGCGCGGCGGGTTCACCGGGCTGCGCTTCATCCTCGTGGGGATCGCCATCAGCTCCATGCTCATCTCCGTCAACCGCTGGCTGCTGGAGCGGGTCGACGACGACGAGGGCCTAGGGGCCCTCAAGGCCATCACCGGCACCCTCGGGGCGGCTCGGTGGACGGTGGTGGCCCCGACCTGCCTGGCCGTCGGGGTCACCGTGGCCCTCATCCTGCTGGCCTGCCGGCACCTGCAGGTCCTGGCCCTGGGGGAGCAGGTGGCCACCATCCTGGGCAGTCCCACCCGCCGGGCCAGTGCCGTCCTCATCCTGCTGGGCACCGTGCTGGTGGCGGTGGTGACGATGGCGGCCGGGCCCATCGGTTTCGTGGCCCTCGTGGCGCCCCACCTGGCCCGCCTCCTCACCGGCTCTCCGCAGTCCCCGCTGCTGGTGAGCGGTTTGACCGGGAGCCTTCTGCTGGTGGGCGCCGACCTGCTCAGCCAGCTGGTGCTCGAGTCGATGCCTGTGAGCGTGGTGACCAACGCCGTCGGCGGCCTCTACCTCATGGTGGCGCTGACCGTGGCGGCGCGCGGAAGGAGATCCCTGTGA
- a CDS encoding ABC transporter ATP-binding protein — MTGPIADRPTDHPTTPPDDAPAAAGAAGAEASEIRLAARGATIAYERHVVSRDLEVDIPAGVFTAIVGPNACGKSTLLRALARLHRTARGVVLLDGTDIVRLGTKEVARRVGLLPQSATVPGGLLVRDLVARGRFPHQGLFRQWSWQDRQAVEEAMEMVGITELATRAVDELSGGQRQRVWIALALAQGTETILLDEPTTFLDLAHQVDILQLCRRLNADGRTVVAVLHDLNQAARCAEHMIVMHDGRVRTTGSPRTILTEDLIEEVFGLAAVIAPDPVAGTPMVVPRHLGAVTPAGPDPAATPAAPADSVGSPAPQPSADPASAGTSPTARSQQDGQERNTDR; from the coding sequence GTGACTGGACCGATCGCCGACAGGCCCACCGACCACCCCACCACCCCGCCAGACGACGCGCCCGCCGCGGCCGGGGCGGCCGGGGCGGAGGCCTCCGAGATCCGACTGGCCGCCCGGGGCGCGACCATCGCCTACGAGCGTCACGTGGTCTCCCGCGACCTCGAGGTCGACATCCCGGCCGGTGTCTTCACCGCCATCGTGGGGCCCAACGCCTGCGGGAAGTCCACGCTGCTGCGCGCCCTGGCCCGGTTGCACCGGACCGCCCGGGGAGTGGTTCTCCTCGACGGCACCGACATCGTTCGCCTGGGCACCAAGGAGGTCGCCCGCCGGGTCGGTCTGCTGCCCCAGAGCGCCACCGTGCCCGGCGGCTTGCTGGTGCGCGACCTCGTGGCCCGCGGTCGCTTCCCCCACCAGGGCCTGTTTCGCCAGTGGTCGTGGCAGGACAGACAGGCCGTCGAGGAGGCCATGGAGATGGTGGGGATCACCGAGCTGGCCACCCGCGCCGTCGACGAGCTCAGTGGTGGACAGCGCCAGCGCGTGTGGATCGCCCTGGCCCTGGCCCAGGGCACCGAGACGATCCTGCTCGATGAGCCCACCACCTTCCTCGACCTGGCTCACCAGGTCGACATCCTCCAGCTGTGCCGCCGTCTCAACGCCGACGGCCGCACGGTGGTGGCCGTCCTGCACGACCTCAACCAGGCGGCGCGCTGCGCCGAGCACATGATCGTCATGCACGACGGTCGGGTCCGCACCACCGGCTCCCCGCGCACGATCCTCACTGAGGACCTCATCGAGGAGGTCTTCGGCCTGGCGGCCGTCATCGCCCCCGACCCGGTGGCCGGCACCCCCATGGTGGTTCCCCGCCACCTGGGCGCGGTCACGCCGGCCGGCCCTGACCCTGCCGCGACCCCCGCCGCTCCCGCCGACTCCGTCGGAAGTCCGGCACCACAGCCTTCTGCCGATCCCGCCTCGGCAGGAACCAGCCCGACTGCTCGTTCCCAGCAGGACGGACAAGAAAGGAACACAGATAGATGA
- a CDS encoding pentapeptide repeat-containing protein — protein MTAGRTDTADDASSLAVPRPPVLAAPDLGRLRDGEADELAAGEMVEDLQLVEADLSGADLPALSLLSCRFSEVFANDTDLAAARLVDCRLERLSATYLHSPRSTWRTVELVDSRIGAWEIYDADVESVLIEDCRLGFANLVGTALRDVLIRGTRIDELDLSGIDAQRIRFEDCRVGVLRLRGGSLSDVDLRGLEMTVVSGISSLAGATISSGQLTELAPLLAQHLGLRIEDRDHVQNATPGSAHA, from the coding sequence ATGACCGCAGGACGGACCGACACGGCCGATGACGCCTCCTCCTTGGCCGTACCGAGGCCACCGGTCCTCGCGGCACCGGACCTCGGGCGCCTGCGCGACGGTGAGGCCGATGAGCTGGCCGCCGGTGAGATGGTCGAGGACCTGCAGCTGGTCGAGGCGGACCTGAGCGGCGCGGACCTGCCGGCACTCAGTCTGCTGAGCTGCCGGTTCTCGGAGGTCTTCGCCAACGACACCGACCTGGCCGCGGCGCGGCTGGTCGACTGCCGTCTGGAGCGCCTGAGCGCCACCTACCTTCACAGTCCGCGCTCCACATGGCGCACGGTGGAGCTGGTCGACTCCCGTATCGGGGCCTGGGAGATCTACGACGCCGACGTCGAGTCCGTCCTTATTGAGGACTGTCGCCTGGGCTTCGCCAACCTCGTCGGGACCGCCCTGCGCGACGTCCTCATCCGGGGAACCCGGATCGACGAGCTGGACCTGAGCGGTATCGACGCCCAGCGGATCCGCTTCGAGGACTGCCGGGTGGGCGTACTGCGCCTGCGTGGCGGGAGCCTGAGCGACGTCGACCTGCGCGGGCTGGAGATGACAGTGGTCAGCGGCATCAGCTCCCTGGCTGGAGCGACGATCAGCAGTGGGCAGCTCACCGAGCTCGCTCCGCTCTTGGCGCAGCACCTGGGACTGCGGATCGAGGACCGGGATCACGTACAGAACGCGACACCAGGAAGTGCACACGCATGA